One Halobacterium wangiae genomic window, ACTGATGACGAACAGCATGCCGCCCGCCGCGAACCCCATCGCGTACGGGAGGATGGCGCCGGAGATGGAGACCGCGTACGCGCCGAGGAGCACCATCGGGATCTCCACGAGCCCCGCCCGGATGCCCGTGAGGGCGGCGTACGTCGTCCGGTCGAAGCCCGCGTTCACGGCCGCGACGGAGACGGCCAGCCCCTCGGGGATGTTCTGCATGCCGATAGCGAGCATCAGCGCCAGTCCCTCGCCGACGTTCCCGCTGCCGAACCCGACGCCGACCGCCAGCCCCTCCGGCATGTTGTGGATGGTGATGGCGACGATGAACAGGAGCAGCGGCGCCAGGTCGGCCTGCGAGACGGTCTGGTCGGCGCGCTCGCGGCCGGTGATGAGGACGTGCACGTGTGGCACCCAGTGGTCCGCCCGGTCCAGCAGCACGACGCCGAGCGCGATGCCCGCGATGACCTCGTAGAGCCCGTTCTCGCCGCCGAACTCGATGCCGGGGATGATGAGGCTCGTGAAACTCGCTGCGAGCATCACTCCGGCCGCGAACCCGAGCGCGCCGTCTAACGAGCGCTGGGAGGGGTCACGCCACACCACCACGCTGAGCGCGCCGACGAGGTTCAGCCCGGCAATCACGACGCCACCGACGAGCGCTTGCATCACTGGGTCGGTTCCCGCGACGTCCAGGAACCACGCTTCGAGCATGGCGGACGGTGACGCCAGGCCACAATAAAGCCGCCTGTCGGACCGCGGCGTCACCGGCGACCGCGGCCGAGTCCGCTTCCGCAACGCATACTTTCGCCGACACGCTACGGCGACTATGACCGACTCGCTGTCCGTCCTCCTGACCAACGACGACGGCATCGACGCCCCCGGGATACGCGCGCTCTACGACCGCCTGAGCGCGGACCACGACGTCACCGTCGTCGCGCCGGCCGACGAACAGTCCGGCACCGGTCAGACGCGGACCTTCCAGGTGTTCGACTACGACGAACGCGACGTCGGCTACGCCGTCGACGGCACGCCCGCCGACTGCGTCGCGTTCGCCGTCGCCGGCCTCGACGTGACTCCCGACGTCGTCGTCTCGGGTTGCAACGACGGGCCGAACCTCGGCGCACACATCCTCGCGCGCTCGGGCACCATCGGCGCCGCGATGGAGGCCTCCTTCCTCGGCTACCCCGCTATCGCCGCCTCGATGTACGACTGGGCGTTCGACCCCGAGGGCGACTGGGAACCAAAGTACGACCAGTTCGAACTCCCCGCCGAGGCCGTCGCCGACGTCCTCCCGTCGTTCGTCGCCGGCGACCTTCTCCCCACCGCCGACTACCTCTCCGTGAACGCGCCCGCCACCGAACACGCCGACGACCCGGTCAGGCGCGTCACTCGACCCACCGAGCAGTACGAACTCCGGGCCGAGTTCACCGAGAACGGTGTCAACGTCGAGGACCGCTTCTGGCACCAGTTCCTCGAACGCGACGTCCCCGACCCCGCCGGCACCGACCGCCACGCCTGCGTCGACAACGAGATCAGCGTCACGCCGCTCACTGTCCCCCACACCGTCGCCGGCGGCGCGACGGTCGGCGGGTTGCTGTAGCCCGTCATCCGCTGTCGAAGGAGTCAGCGGGACAGACTCGGTCAGTGTTCTACACTCTGTCACGGATAGGTAACGCTCGGTAACCTGACCGCAACGACTATTCCGAAGAGAGCCGCACGACACTGTTCATGCCGCCTGACGAGAACCCCACCGTTGCGGACGCGTACGATACGTTGGCGGAGACGTACGAGACACAGGAGGAGGACCCGTACTGCGCGGACCTGGAGTTCCCTGCGACGACGGACCTCCTGCCGGACGTAGCGGATATGACCGTCCTCGATGCGGGCTGTGGACACGGTCGGTACGCCGAGTGGCTGGTCGAGCAGGGGGCGGACGTCGTCGCCGTCGACGAGAGCGCCGAGATGCTCGAACGGGCGGAGCGACGAGTCGGCGACCGGGCAGACGTACGTCGAGCGGACATCACGGAGCCACTCGCGTTCGCCGACGACGACGAGTTCGACGGTGTCGTCTGTGGGCTCTCGCTCCACTACGTCGAAGACTGGCGAGAGCCGTTCGCGGAGTTCGCTCGTGTACTCCGCCCGGGTGGATTCCTCGTGTTCTCCGCCCACCACCCGGTCGACGAGTACGTCGCGTTCGAGGCCGAGAACTACTTCGAAGTCGAACAGGAGCGGATGACGTGGTCGGCATCCGGCGAGGAAGTCGCGGTCCCGTTCTACCGCCGGCCGCTCTCCGAGGTCGTCAATCCGCTACTCGAGACCGGGTTCGAACTCGACGAACTGGTCGAACCGAAGCCCAGGGAGACGTTCGAGGAGAAGCAGCCGGAGTCCTACGAGAAACGGTTGGAACACCCGACGTTCCTGTGTGTCAGAGCGTCGTACTCGGGGTGACGACTCGGTGCGGACGACCGCACGATCCGACGTCGGTGGCGTCGCTCACGGGAAGGGGTGGAACGGTCTGTCCAGGCGAGCCTGGAAACCCATCTCGCGGGGGACCTCTCGTGCGCGGTCACCGAAGAACGGCTCGGTGACGAACAGCGGCTGTGCTCCGGGGACGAGGACGCGGACGGCCTCGAAGCCGGCGCGTTCGACGTCGCGGGTGGTGAGGCGGGCGGCGTAGGCGTCGAGGTCGGCGTCCGCGAGCGCGTCCAGGGCGGCCCGGAGTTCGGCGTCGCCGGTCGGCGAGTCGGCGGGGCCGACCTCCTCGGCGGGGATTGTGGTGTCAGGGTCGACGAACCCGCGGACGTCGCGGGGGAAGTCGGCGTACTTCCCGATGGCACCGTCCTCGTCGGGAGCGTCCTCGCGGCCGATGGCGCGCAGTTCCATCCAGTTCTGGAGCGCCTCGGCGAGCGCGGAGCGCGCGGCGGCCTCCGGGTCGAGGTCGGCCGCCGAACCGGCGGCGAAGCGCGGCCACTCGTCGCGGTGGACGGCGACGGCGACGACGGGGACGTCGACGTCCTGCGTGCAGAGCAGCGGCGTGACGGAGAGGTTCTCGGCGCGGGCGTGCTTCGCGAGTTCGGCGAAGCCGTCGTCCTCGACGGCGAGGCCGAGCGGGTCGAACGTGGAGTACCACGCGAGCATCGTGGCGTCGCGCTCGACCGTCTCGTAGAGCCCCGAGAGGAGCGCCTCCCGCCCGGAGTTCCCGAGACCGAGACCGGTAGTGATCGACGGCCCGGTCGAGCCCTCCGGCGGCGGGAAAACGACGCGGTCCGCGGGGAGCAGCGCCTCGTCGCCCGACTGCAGGTGTTCGCCGCGCACCCAGTCGAGTTCCGCGGGGGTCGTGGCGTCCTCTGGGCGGACGAACGCGGCGGGCGCCACGGCGTCCGGGTGGTCCGGCGGGTGCGTCTGGAACGCCGACTCGCGGTAGACGCCCGCGCTGTAGCGTTCGAGGCCCTCGCCGACTGCCTTCATGTAGGCCGCGTCCCAGTCGACGTCGACGCCGGCGGACTGGGCTGCGGCCGCTGCTTCGCTGAAGCCAGTCGTGTCGCTGACGGCAGCGAGGTAGTACGGCGCGGGGAACGACTCGCGTTCGCCGACGGCGGTGAGCAGGCCGACCCGGTCGTCGACGAGCGGTTCGGCCGCCGCGAGCGCCTCGTCCAGCGAGCGGTCCTCGCCGCCGCGTCGGAGCGCGTCGTCGGTGGTGTCGCCGCAGTCGCAGTGCGGGACGGGCGCGACGTACCGCTCGGCGTGCGGGAGTTCGAGGACGGTGCCCGGGTGGGCGTCCCCGCGGAGCGCGTCTGCGGCGAGGCGGCCGGCGTGGGCGCCGGCGAGGCGGACCGCCGACCGGTCGGCGCTCGGGGCGTCGGCTGGCTGCTGGTCGGTCGCCGCGACACGCGAAGCCAGGCAGTCGAAACACGGGCCGTCGGGCGCGAGGACGGCGACCCCCGCGTCGACGCCGGCGAGCGGGTGACCACCGAGACCGCCGACTTCGACGGTGATCAGGGGTGTGCCGCCAGCCAGTGCGTGGTCGTTCGCGGCGCGGAAGCCGCCGGCGCCGGCGACACCGACGACGACGCCGAGCGTCGCGTCCGCGACACCCGCGACGTCGGTCGATTCGACGGTCGCGTCCACGTCGCCCAAGGCGGCGCGGACGGCGTCCACTGCGGGGCCGTCGCCGACGACGGCGACGGTCACGGGGAGTCCTCCGGGAGCATGGCTACTGGGAGGCGCGAGGACGGGAAAACAGTACGGGATTCGGTAGTCGGAGTCGGCGAACGACTACGTCAGCATCGACTGCGCGACGTTCGCGAGCTCCGCGGGCGGCGCGTCGGCGAGGCGGTCGTCCGCGAGCTTCAGGCGGAGGCGCGGGCGGCCGACGTCGATGGGGACCTTCTCGGTGTCGATGAGGCCGAGGTCCTCGAGTTTGGTCTTCGTGCGGGAGAACGTCGCCTTCGAGGCGATGCCGACGTCCTCGCCCCACTTGCTGATGTCGTAGAGGAGTTCGCGGTTCTTCGCCGCGACGAGCAGGCTGACGGTGACCTCGTCGAGGCCGTCGCCGTCGCCGCGGGCGGTCTCCATGGACTGGAGGACGCCACTGAAGTCGTCCTCGACCTCGGGGCTGATCTCGTCGTTCAGCGTCTGGCGGACGCGGTCGATGGCGGGCGTGCGCAGGTTGAACTGCTCTGCGCCCTCCCAGTCCTCGGTGATGGAGTCGTAGGCCGTTCCGGTGAACTCGGCGTCGTCGGTGGCGAGACCGCCGACCAGTCCGCCCGCCTCGAGGAGCGCGACCGTCTGGTCCTCCGTGACCAGCATGGAGCTCCGGGCGTCGTCACCGAGCACGCGGAGTTCGAGGTCGCTGGATTCGACGAGGTTGGCGGTGTTGCTCGCCACGATGAAGTCGTCCATGACGTCCTTGAGCGTCCGTTCGTCGCCGAGCACGCGGATCGACGGCAGGTCGCCGTCGAAGGCGTTCGCGGCGTCGACGAGCTGCTCGACCGTGCTCCCCGCGGGGTTGACGACGAACAGCGCGTCCGGTTCGGCCGCGAAGACGGCGCCGAAGACGTCTTCGACGTTCGTGCCGAGAAGATTCGATGGCATCTATGCCTGCGTATAGGCAATCAGGGTATTTAATTTTACCGGAAGAGGCGAGCGTAAAACCACAGTAGGGGCGCCTTACTCCCCGAACTATCGGCTTTCACCGGTGCGGTTTTTATCTCCGAGGAGGGCGGCCGCCTCGTCGGCCCAATAGAACGTCCCGTCGACGATGACCGGGTGGTCGGCGCCGTCGAAGCACGCCGCGAGGTCGGCCGCGGACCCGGCGAACTCCGTGCGATTGCCACAGAGTCTCGGTGAATCGACCCCGTCGGCGGCGACGTCGTAACTTCCGCCGTGGCCGTCTCCCGAGAGCTGTTCCCAGGAGACGTGGTAGTCCTCGGGTCGACTGGTGACGTGGGCGACGAGGGCGTTCTCGGCGTCCGTCCGGGAGAGCGTCTGCATCCCGTCGCCGACGACCGCGTAGTCCTTGCCCATGCGGATGCGACGGCGGGCCAGGCGGAGCGCCGTCTCGATGGGGAAGCCGTGGACGAGCAGGCGGGCGAACGCCGTGCCCACCTTCGCAGCCTGCTCGTCGAGGACCTTCCGGAACGTCACCGCGCCCGCGACGCTCCCCTTCTCGACGAGCTCCAGGCCCTCATAGTAGGAGCCACACGCGTTCAGGAAGAACGTCTCGACGTTCGTCTCCGGGAGCTCGGAGATAGACAGCGTGCCGTCCGCACAGCGCAGGCCGCTCACCTCGCAGTGGCCGACGTAGTGGACGAACTCGTGGTGGTCGACGAAGACGTCGGCGAGCTCCGACCGTGTCAGCCCGTCGTACAGCGTCACGTCCATCGGCAGCGACTCCGCACGGTCGCGGTAGATATCCGCGACCGCGTCGTGTTCGCCCGCCATGCTCCGGTCGTTCAACACGACCGCGACCGACATCTCCTCGTCCGGCCGGCCGAGGTACCGGAGGTGGTTCCGGTACGCCTCTGGGAGCGTCTTGAACACGTCGATGGGCGTGCCGTCGGCGAGCCACCCCTGCGCGCGTCCGGGCCGGTCCTTCGGTTTCAACATCTCGACGGTCGCGACGGGACCGGGGGCGCCCCGGTAGAAGTCGTCCAGCGACCGCTCCATCAGCTCCCGTTTCTCCAGTTCCGCGGTCTCCGGCGGGTAGACAACGGCGAGGCGGTCGAGCAGGAACGGGAGCGCCCGGACGTGGTCGAGGTTCGGCGCGACGTGCATGGAGAGGTGCCACTCGGGGAACCGGTCGGCCACGCGGTCGAACGGGAGGTCGAGGTACGTCCGCAGACGCTCGGCCGGCGACGCCGCGTAGGCTGTCGCCGCGTCGAACTCCAGGTCCTCGAGGACGGACCGTTCGGCTAGCGCTCGCTCCCCTCGCGGCCCCGCGGTCCGCGCGAGACAGTCCAGCCAGAAGACGCGTGCCAGCGTCTCCGGAACGTCCGTCTCGAGCGACTCGAAGGGGTGGTTGACGCCCGCCGCCGGGGCGCGCAGTCGCGGCGTCGCACCCGACTCGACGCTCACCTCGGCGCCGAGGTAGTAGGCCAGGGGCGCCGCCACGAACAGCGAGCGCAGCGACCGCGGGACGACGAACTCGATGCCCGTCTCGGGGGTCCCGGCAGCGACGCGCTCGGGAACGTCGACGGCGTCACCGAACTCGAACTCCGGCGGGTGGCGCCGCATCGACCGGGCCGTCCGGTCGGGCGTCGTGACGCGGTGGGCCGACGCTGCGTACGTGATGGCCGTGGCGACGCCCTCCAGCGTCTTCGGGATGGTGACGGTGTCGGTGGGTGCACGCGGGCCGTCCCGGAAGCCCACGGCGACGCGCGTCCGGTCCTCGAAGTCGACGTGCAGGGAGTCGCCGCGTTCGAGCACTGCCGGACGCTCGAAGCCCACGACCAGCTCGACGGCCGACGCGCCGAAGACGTACTCGCCGGCGTCGAGTCGCACCCGTCCGGCGCCGTCGAGCCGGGTCGTCTCGCCAGTCCTGGCGTCGAGAACCGTCGCGACGCTCGCCGGGAGCGACAGCCCCGTCGTGCGGCCGACGGCGTGGCCGTCGACTGGCTCCTGGCCCGGCCAGTTTTCGTCTGTCGGCTGCCAGTCGGGCGCCCGGACTTCGACGTCGCTGTCGCTGTCGCCGATACGCAGCCCTGTGCCCGTTCGCGTCCACCCGTTCACTCACCCAACAGGTTCTCCGACGGGGCATATATTTCTGTCGAGGGATGTTCGTTAAATTAGTGCGCGGCGGTGGGCGCTCGGTAGACTTATGCCTCGCGCGAAGGCCAATTGAGACATGAGCTACGAGGATGTCCGGGAGGTAGACCCGGCCGTCGCGGACGCGCTCGTGGGCGAACGGGAGCGCCAGAACGGCACGCTCGCGATGATCGCCAGCGAGAACCACGTCAGCGAGGCCGTCCTGGAGGCCCAGGGCAGCGAACTCACGAACAAGTACGCCGAGGGCTACCCCGGCAAGCGCTACTACGGCGGCTGCGAGTTCGCCGACGACGTCGAGACCCTCGCCATCGACCGCGCGAAGGAACTGTTCGGCGCCGACCACGTCAACGTCCAGCCCCACAGCGGGTCGTCGGCGAACATGGGCGTCTACTTCGCGACGCTCGACCCCGGCGACAAGATCCTCTCGCTGGACCTCACGCACGGCGGCCACCTGAGTCACGGCCACCCGGCGAACTTCGCGGGCCAGCTGTACGAGGTCGAACAGTACGAGGTCGACCCCGAGACGGGCCGCCTCGACTACGACTCCCTCCACGAGATCGCCAAGGAGTTCGAAC contains:
- a CDS encoding ZIP family metal transporter, whose product is MLEAWFLDVAGTDPVMQALVGGVVIAGLNLVGALSVVVWRDPSQRSLDGALGFAAGVMLAASFTSLIIPGIEFGGENGLYEVIAGIALGVVLLDRADHWVPHVHVLITGRERADQTVSQADLAPLLLFIVAITIHNMPEGLAVGVGFGSGNVGEGLALMLAIGMQNIPEGLAVSVAAVNAGFDRTTYAALTGIRAGLVEIPMVLLGAYAVSISGAILPYAMGFAAGGMLFVISDEIVPETHSNGHERVATLGLMLGVVVMLYLDVSLA
- the surE gene encoding 5'/3'-nucleotidase SurE, with protein sequence MTDSLSVLLTNDDGIDAPGIRALYDRLSADHDVTVVAPADEQSGTGQTRTFQVFDYDERDVGYAVDGTPADCVAFAVAGLDVTPDVVVSGCNDGPNLGAHILARSGTIGAAMEASFLGYPAIAASMYDWAFDPEGDWEPKYDQFELPAEAVADVLPSFVAGDLLPTADYLSVNAPATEHADDPVRRVTRPTEQYELRAEFTENGVNVEDRFWHQFLERDVPDPAGTDRHACVDNEISVTPLTVPHTVAGGATVGGLL
- a CDS encoding class I SAM-dependent methyltransferase, which translates into the protein MPPDENPTVADAYDTLAETYETQEEDPYCADLEFPATTDLLPDVADMTVLDAGCGHGRYAEWLVEQGADVVAVDESAEMLERAERRVGDRADVRRADITEPLAFADDDEFDGVVCGLSLHYVEDWREPFAEFARVLRPGGFLVFSAHHPVDEYVAFEAENYFEVEQERMTWSASGEEVAVPFYRRPLSEVVNPLLETGFELDELVEPKPRETFEEKQPESYEKRLEHPTFLCVRASYSG
- a CDS encoding YcaO-like family protein — protein: MTVAVVGDGPAVDAVRAALGDVDATVESTDVAGVADATLGVVVGVAGAGGFRAANDHALAGGTPLITVEVGGLGGHPLAGVDAGVAVLAPDGPCFDCLASRVAATDQQPADAPSADRSAVRLAGAHAGRLAADALRGDAHPGTVLELPHAERYVAPVPHCDCGDTTDDALRRGGEDRSLDEALAAAEPLVDDRVGLLTAVGERESFPAPYYLAAVSDTTGFSEAAAAAQSAGVDVDWDAAYMKAVGEGLERYSAGVYRESAFQTHPPDHPDAVAPAAFVRPEDATTPAELDWVRGEHLQSGDEALLPADRVVFPPPEGSTGPSITTGLGLGNSGREALLSGLYETVERDATMLAWYSTFDPLGLAVEDDGFAELAKHARAENLSVTPLLCTQDVDVPVVAVAVHRDEWPRFAAGSAADLDPEAAARSALAEALQNWMELRAIGREDAPDEDGAIGKYADFPRDVRGFVDPDTTIPAEEVGPADSPTGDAELRAALDALADADLDAYAARLTTRDVERAGFEAVRVLVPGAQPLFVTEPFFGDRAREVPREMGFQARLDRPFHPFP
- the tbsP gene encoding transcriptional regulator TbsP, which gives rise to MPSNLLGTNVEDVFGAVFAAEPDALFVVNPAGSTVEQLVDAANAFDGDLPSIRVLGDERTLKDVMDDFIVASNTANLVESSDLELRVLGDDARSSMLVTEDQTVALLEAGGLVGGLATDDAEFTGTAYDSITEDWEGAEQFNLRTPAIDRVRQTLNDEISPEVEDDFSGVLQSMETARGDGDGLDEVTVSLLVAAKNRELLYDISKWGEDVGIASKATFSRTKTKLEDLGLIDTEKVPIDVGRPRLRLKLADDRLADAPPAELANVAQSMLT